Proteins from a single region of Primulina tabacum isolate GXHZ01 chromosome 5, ASM2559414v2, whole genome shotgun sequence:
- the LOC142544115 gene encoding beta-D-glucosyl crocetin beta-1,6-glucosyltransferase-like — MESLMNDKVTIRVLMFPWLAYGHLSPYLELAKRLADRNFFIYLCSTPANLSSIKSKISEKLALKIQLIELHLPVLPNLPASYHTTNGLPPHLMPVLKNAFEMSTLKFSFILKTVKPDLLIYDFLQPWAPLAAAAIKIPAVEFITSSATMTAFMFHFFKTPDVEFPFPSIFYRDYEFVHRAKLLESTVDEQVKEIAFQGIERSNGIVLVKGFEEVEGRYIDYLSKLLGKKVVPVGALVSDPSVEVDETSEVMDWLDQKGEKSTVFVSFGSEYFLKNDDMNELAHGLELSKVNFIWVVRFPKGEKIELEESLPEGFLGRVKGRGLVVRGWAPQNKILGHENIGGFISHCGCSSILEGMYFGVPVIAMPMHLDQPINARLIEELGIGSEVVRNKFGRLDRAAVAAAIQKVVVDSGGESIRTNARALSDKMRMKRDAEIDDVVREFEKLCSDSKRVSQC, encoded by the coding sequence CGTACCTAGAATTAGCCAAACGGCTTGCTGACAGAAATTTCTTCATTTATTTGTGTTCAACTCCTGCAAATCTAAGCTCCATAAAGAGCAAAATTAGTGAAAAACTTGCTCTCAAAATTCAACTGATTGAATTGCATTTGCCTGTTTTACCCAATCTTCCCGCGAGTTATCACACTACAAATGGCCTCCCACCCCATCTGATGCCAGTCCTCAAAAATGCCTTTGAGATGtcaaccttaaaattttcgttTATTCTCAAAACTGTCAAGCCTGATCTGTTGATATACGATTTTCTTCAACCATGGGCTCCTCTAGCTGCTGCAGCTATTAAAATCCCTGCGGTTGAGTTTATTACCAGCAGTGCCACGATGACTGCCTTCATGTTTCACTTTTTCAAGACACCAGATGTCGAGTTTCCGTTCCCTTCGATATTTTATCGTGATTATGAGTTTGTTCATCGCGCCAAGTTGCTGGAGTCGACGGTGGATGAGCAAGTGAAAGAGATTGCCTTTCAAGGGATTGAGAGATCGAATGGGATTGTTTTGGTGAAAGGTTTCGAAGAAGTTGAAGGAAGATACATTGATTATCTTTCTAAGTTGCTTGGGAAGAAAGTTGTTCCTGTGGGCGCTTTGGTTTCTGACCCTAGTGTTGAAGTGGATGAGACGTCCGAAGTTATGGATTGGCTGGACCAGAAAGGTGAGAAATCCACagtttttgtttcttttggtagtgaatattttctgaaaaatgatGATATGAACGAACTTGCTCATGGTTTAGAGCTGAGCAAAGTGAATTTCATATGGGTCGTAAGGTTTCCTAAAGGAGAAAAAATCGAACTCGAAGAATCTCTACCAGAAGGGTTCTTGGGGAGGGTTAAAGGAAGGGGTTTGGTGGTTAGGGGATGGGCTCCACAGAACAAAATCTTGGGGCATGAGAACATTGGCGGATTTATTAGCCATTGCGGATGCAGTTCAATACTAGAAGGCATGTATTTTGGGGTTCCAGTCATAGCCATGCCAATGCACCTTGACCAACCTATCAATGCTAGGCTAATTGAAGAATTAGGCATTGGATCAGAGGTCGTGAGAAACAAATTCGGGAGGCTCGACAGGGCTGCAGTGGCGGCGGCCATACAGAAAGTGGTCGTGGATAGTGGCGGAGAATCTATTCGGACAAACGCGAGAGCGTTGAGCGACAAAATGAGAATGAAGAGGGATGCGGAGATTGATGACGTTGTCCGTGAGTTTGAGAAACTTTGTTCCGACAGTAAACGTGTGTCGCAGTGCTGA